The window CCAAGATGGAGGCAAATATTACAGGCCAGCTAGCCTAACACCTCTTCTGTCTAAACTGATGGGCAGCATTGTTAAAGTACAATGATTAGAAGGAAGAGCAAGCCTTGCTAAGGAAGACACCACATGATTCATTTATACTCCGCCTCTTAGCcaggggccaaaggttccccacaccggCATAGTGGGTGAGGTTCCCATGTTTCTTCCTTACATGTCATCTTGTTTTAAAGACATGCAGACATAAAAGTGGTGCCAGCAGTTTGTATACTTGAAAAAAGTATCTGAATTGACATCAGAAGGCCCAACTAACAAGGTCAACCAGACTACCAAATTTGGTAGCTACTTTAATATCTGTATATGTAGTGTGCTCTGAAACAAGTATTAAATAGCTTTTATGCTCGATGGATAATTAAGTTCTGTATTTTTCTCAGTGGGATAGCAATATATACTGCAGAGCCAGCATGTGTGGAGTCATTGTATGGACAAATCCTGATTGTGGATTAGCTGTCTTGAACCTGGCTTTAATTTCAAATcctatgttttttgttttttgttattttaggGATAGTCTACATGAAAGTGCATGGGactcttgtttttttttgcatttcatatTGAAATGGTGCAACAATTCATGCTTGTCCACAAGAGGGTAGCAAGATTACATAGCTGCTAATTTTTGAAGATTTCAAGAATATGTTTGTTGTTagtggtactttttttttttagtgcccGTTGTTTTTCAAATATTGGTTTTCAGGTGTCATGAATCAGATTCTGTAGggtaaaagccatttaaaaagaTGTAGGTCATTGATTTAATTGGAAGCATCCTATTTCCATTGGAAAAATATCGTGTTTTCGGCATGTGTCTTACAAACCGGGTTTAAATTTATGAAAACTTTTTACAGAAGGAAGAGATGTGTGTTTTGGGTCTCCACAGAAACATGATGGAGTGTCAACACCATGTATTACAAATAGAGTGGAGGTGAAGAACAGGGTGAGGTACTCGCCTGCTCCTCCACCATGGCAGATGTTATGTCCAGGTAGAATATATGGCATGCACTCCAATAATCACAGCCCACTGACCAAGACTCCACCAGCAGAACCAAGAGATGTGATCTGATCCTTGATGATTCCTCTACCCTCCCCACAAGTGTCCCATCTACATCTATCTGCTTGAGGGTTGGAGGGTCATCTGGAGCATATGGGGTGCATGTGAGCCATGGTTTGGAGAGAGCACCTAAAACTCCCTCTTTCCCCATTCTTCTAATTGATTTCTTCCACCAGGTGAGAGTCAGCACTGGACACCACGCATTAACTGAATCAGAAAACTATAATGAAatatgaatatacagtggtacctctagtaacgaacttaattcgttccagaggtccgttcttaacctgaaactgttcttaactagaggagtgctttcgctaatggggcctcttgctgcctctgtgctgccggcacacaatttccgttctcatcctggggcaaagttctcaaattgaggtaactcttccaggttagcggagtttgtaacctgaagcgtttgaaactcgaggtaccactgtattggagttAGGATAACTTTAAAACAAGGTGAAAATGGAGTGAAAACTAAGCACTTCTATAAGCTTGGAGTTAAgaggatgtttttttaaataattaataataaattaacaatttaacaattaataataattttttcccAAATGTCAAGGTACTTGGATGTGACTCAGCAGAAACTGTAGCTATTAGGAACTCAAAAATCTGTGGCATGAAGCCACTGAATGAAGCTGACAGACTTGTGGAAGAGACAAAAACACAATTAAGTAGAGAAACATGTTGATTTTTACCCCAGCTTAGTAAAGAAAGAAATACTTTAGATTCATCATATCCCATTTACAACAGTAAGCCaaatatctttttaaatccaAGTTTGTGAACTGGGCTGCTTGACTGGAAACCTGATTTCACGTGTCAGCTTCCAGTAGAATCAGGACCACATCACCTTCTCAAGGTAGAATAGGAAAAATATCTGTGTGAATCAGGTTCTGGTTATTTCCTTAAAATATAGCAGATTGTTCAATGCTGATAACGTAAATGTTTGAGAACACTGACTCCCCGCATTGCCCCCAAATAAGCACATTAAAAAGTACCAGCTGGTTCACAATGCTTTTCAATATAgcattattaaaatacattgatgttaaataaataaaaaacattttactATTTACATGTACTGTACACAGCATAAAGCATAAATATAAGACTGTGCCTATTGTAGGGAGTTTTAAGGGAATATTCTGGCAGATAGGCCCATCTTAAACTGAAGTAGAATCTATTTGGGTCTTCGCATTACAAAACTGCAGATATTTACCAGCAATGTAGCTACTGCTCCAGCAGAGAATGTGTTATACTTCCCACAGTTGATTAAAGCATTTCATCAAAAAGCATCAGTTTTAGTTTCATTGCTTTTTACTTTGTTAAAGCATGCTCCGAGCAGTTCAGGGCATTCAGCTTGTTCTTCAGCAATTTGGTTGCATTTCCAAATCAGACTATAATTCACCTCTTCCGTAATCACACTGTCATGTTTGTATGCTGGGTGGTTAGCGACAAACTCTCGCATCCACTGAGCAGCTGTCATTAACTCTCCTGATGCCCTCTTTTTAATTAGTTTCaggtattttaaaatgctgcaccTTGTATCCACATCCACTTCCATACTTTCAAGGTAAGAGTTTAAAATCGGAATTAATCCAGGAAATATTCCCTTTTTCCCATTGATAATTGTATCTATGCTCATTAAGATATACTCTTCGGCATCTGTTTCTGGAACATTCTGAGCTGGGCCACACCCATCCACTGCAGCATTTCCACATTTATAAATATCTTTTCTGAAATAGAACATGCCCTGCTGGACAGCACCTCGTTTCTGAGCCACTTTAACGTTTTCATCCACCTTGGACAAAGGAATAAGAAAGTCTAGTTTGTATGAGAGAATGGCTCGTGTCAGCAACACCACAAATACAACATATGCAGAATTTTCAAAGTCTGTTAACTGGACGTCCATTGGTCTGAACTCAACCCTCCATCCGATATCTGaattgggaggaggaggtttAAATCTCATTGACTGCCAATTTGTTGACTGAATATTCTCAAAGTGGTCAGATTCATTTGCATCATCCAAGTGTATTTTCTCTTCGTAGAGAATCAATGGATCtcgaataaataaatgagcaatgtGTTGGGCCAAAAGATGGTCAATGCCTTCCTTTACCAGCTGCTCATAGATTTCTTTATCTACTGCCAAATCAATGTCGTTGTATTTTTCACCGCTTTCAGAGAGGTAAGCATCTATGGAATCATATCTGGATTTGTTGATTCTGTAGCGGTTGTTCTTTAATGGCTCCAGCCCCTTCTCCTCCCTGGTTCTATCGTCTACTGATGCAGATATTACTCCCCAACGGCAGTCAACATCCGTCACATAGCCCCTGTAGAATGGAGCTGCAGCACTTAATGCCATCAGAATGGGACACATTGTGGCTAGCTGATCATAAAGGTATCTTGCTTCAGAGATACTGCAAGCCTGGAATGTTACTTGAAGGCAGCAGTTGCCCATTCCAAACCCCATAGCATCCATATATACATGGTCAGGCAGGGCTGCTTTTGCTGCTTCACCATCATCATTAGGAAAAGTTTCTATAAACGGTGATGGGGTATTCCTG of the Lacerta agilis isolate rLacAgi1 chromosome 4, rLacAgi1.pri, whole genome shotgun sequence genome contains:
- the LOC117045626 gene encoding glutamate--cysteine ligase catalytic subunit-like codes for the protein MGLLTQGSPMSWEKMQQYMEHVRKHGILQFLHIYRAVGERRKDLLQWGDEVEYMVVAFDHENKRAQLSLTGEEIAHTLQDKAERVDSNHPTLWKPEYGRYMVEGIPGQPYGETMSGFSTVQENMRKRRQEAASVLKQNEALCTMTSFPRLGCPGFTVPECVPTPVETGASKSLFFPDEAISKHPRFGTLTRNIRHRRGEKVVINIPIFKDRNTPSPFIETFPNDDGEAAKAALPDHVYMDAMGFGMGNCCLQVTFQACSISEARYLYDQLATMCPILMALSAAAPFYRGYVTDVDCRWGVISASVDDRTREEKGLEPLKNNRYRINKSRYDSIDAYLSESGEKYNDIDLAVDKEIYEQLVKEGIDHLLAQHIAHLFIRDPLILYEEKIHLDDANESDHFENIQSTNWQSMRFKPPPPNSDIGWRVEFRPMDVQLTDFENSAYVVFVVLLTRAILSYKLDFLIPLSKVDENVKVAQKRGAVQQGMFYFRKDIYKCGNAAVDGCGPAQNVPETDAEEYILMSIDTIINGKKGIFPGLIPILNSYLESMEVDVDTRCSILKYLKLIKKRASGELMTAAQWMREFVANHPAYKHDSVITEEVNYSLIWKCNQIAEEQAECPELLGACFNKVKSNETKTDAF